Genomic segment of Panicum virgatum strain AP13 chromosome 9N, P.virgatum_v5, whole genome shotgun sequence:
TTTGGTGTGTTGCTCTAGCTCGGAATAGGTCAACAAGGGTTCCCAGAAATCACCAGTCGTTGCTGCTGCCGTTGGGGACTCGAACTCTACCTCGGCTGTGCAGGAAATGGTGCCCACTACGGACAAATCGAAAGCGATGACGATGGGCGTACACGGAGTTCGAGCTTCGAGCTATCGCAGATTTTAATGACATCCACCATGAAGGAATGCAACTTCTGATTGATGAAGTTTCTGGCTGCCTCGAAGAAGGGTCGCGGACGTTCTTCATTTTTCCCATTTCATGCTCACTGTGATTGTAACTGAGCTTTTTTTTGGCCGcactcatgatttttttttattgatGCATCGAGCGAAGGTTGGATACACTAATTTATTACATCCAAATTGTTGCTTCAATAGTAGGTGAATACTATGATTATAGTAGGTGAATACTATGATTGGTAACAAGCATCATTAAAGCATGTTACCAGAATACCAGTTACAGTCATAGTAactcaatattttttttgactCGATAGTAACCCAATATTCGTAACGGATATTATGCCCATTACCAATGTACGAGAGCTGTGCTTTGAGGAAGCACACCAGTACTGTGTTATGTTTTGGAGTGGGCGCTTTCATCTTCCACAACCTGTGCACCATCACCTAGAGAGGCTGAGTCTGTTCCCTAATCAACGCTCCTTAATTAGACAAGTAGAATTTAGTACATTTTTAGTTACTCAACAGAAAAAGGTTCAAAATAACACTTTAAAAAATCCACACTTGAGTTAGTAACTTTTGTATTTCTATGTTActgtatttattacattaataaAAGAATACTTTGATTTTAACATGCTTTGTCTTTTATTTCAGTTTAAGATATGCCGTTCATGAGATCGTACAATTGACAACATGCTTTATCCTTTTGACAAAATAATAATTCAATCTAATCTGAATAGAATTGACATAAGACAAAATAATTATGTCAAGTCTTTACTATTTCGCTAGTGCTCGCAGACTCTGTGGCTTCCAGCGTAGTTTATCTCCTTTATTAGAATAAAGTCAAATTTTACTATCATGAAGGTAGATGTCAAGTATGAGGGCTTAGAAACTACAGAGCATGCGAAGTAAAAAGAAATTGATTCATGTCGTCATACCTTGCTGACAAGGGGAACGGCAACTAACAACACCAACTAACAACAAAAGTTCTAAACAGTAAGGCCACATATTTTAAAACTGCAATCACCTGAttgattagaaatagaaaaaatatgtgAGATGTAGACCAATAAGAGCGTCAGGAACACTAATAATTTCCTCAACTCATATGAAATGTAAGTTGTGTCTTGGTCGCTAACAATTAGTGACATGCTATCATCATCTAAAAACAGgccaaatttttttatgtttgctTGTTGTATGATCTCATAAAAGCTATTTAGAGAGGAAGGGCACGCCTCAAGCTGAAataaaacagaaataaaagaCAAAGTATGTTTAAATTAAAGGACtcttttaataatataataaacaTGGTAATGCAGAAATTCAAAAAGTTACTAACTCAGGAGTGGATGGGGGGCTTGCGCCCCCCGGCTAAATATTAAAGTAATATTTTGAACTGTAACCTTTTGTgttgaataaatgaaagtatACTGAATCTATTTGGTGGACTAGGGAACAGACTCAGCCTCTCTCTAGGCAACGGTGCACAGATCATGGAAGATGAAAGCGCCTTCTCTAAAACCACAGTACCGGTGGGCTTCCTCCAAGCATACTTTGATGCAGCTCTCGTAGGCAGACCTTCTAAAGTTGCACTGGCACTGCCCGACCGCATACACCATCATTGTCTCACCACGGGAAACAACAACAGGATGTTATTAAATAGCAGAAGGGAGAAGGACGCCCTCCTAGAAGAATAGCAGACACCGTGCATGTCCATGTTGTTATCGTACGGGATATCATGGTGAAGTTACCCAGGGAGGAGCAGTAGAAAGCCCAGTAGGAGCTGGAGCTACTTACCGTGGTGATGAACTGCATCGTAATCAGAATAGTGGTGGCGATAACTAGCACCTTAACCATTTTCATCTACAAAAGTAGATAGAATGAACAGACTATAGGTATGTCAACACCAATACACGAATAATGTTAGATTTAGAGAGGTTTTAAAAAAGATGATATGATAACAATTAGTAGATTAAGAACAAAATTAAATGCTTATGCAAGTAGTGGTGCATAAAGATTGTCCATTGGCTATTCTGTTCTCCCTTCCTCCACTCgttttcttctttctcctcctccaccttcttCATCCATGGTGGAAAATTATTGTAGAGGCTCCATAAGCAACATCGACGTAGGGGGCTCAAGCTTCCCCACCCCCACCCAGATGTTGCTCCGATCCCTTGGGACCTTTTGTATTGGCTCACAGCGGGCTCAATAAagtctaaaaaataaaatagcCAAGGGATGATAGAGCTGAGATGATTCAACAGTAGAAGGGGGAAGGGGCAGAGCTTTCTCACCGTCGGTCAATGCTAGATGGCACTCGAATTGATGCCGGATCCCGACGAGAAGGCGTCGAGGTGGCAGCGGAGGCTTGGAATTAGTTGTGGGCACTTGCTGGCTGTATGCTGCCCCCCTTGCAATCGATCGCTAATGGATCTTTTTATTTCAGCATTTTTGGTGAGAGCTTGAGTGGCCTGCACGTTTTTTTGCCCAAACTAGACCATCATCACCAAGAAAATAGCGGTTTCCAAAGCGGGAAGAGGAAGGTTCTGTGCCCCTATCCCCACTCCCCATTCCTAATTCATTGCAGTCCAGTGCGCTGTCGGCTGGCCATCACAAAGGCTGGTCTTTGAGACCGGTAGTTGTCTTTCATCATTGTTAGAATGTTAGATGAGATCAAGTAACACTACTAAGTTCCTTTAATCATTAGTTGCGATGTGTTGTGAATTTATTCTTGCCTGCTTGGACAAACTAAGAGCCAGCTACAGTCATAGATGCATGGGGTTTTTCCTTTGTGAACTAGCCCACGAAAGACCCCCACCCGGGGGGACTAAAGAACTTTTTAGTTCCGGTTTATAATACTAACCCGGATTAAAGGTTGATCCTCTTGTAGCCAGAACAAAAGCCAATCACAGGGATATTGATTGCTGGAGAAGCTGCGTAGTACCTTGCCAGAGTTGCAGACCTGCAGTACGTAGTAGTCTTCTGCAACTTCAAGGGCCTAAGCTCATGGTGGGCTGTGAAGGAACATGGGCTCAGATTCACGTGGGCGCGGATCGTGGTTGTCTAAAACCTGGGCTGATGATGTTCCGTTGCAGCTGCCTGGCCAGAAATTGGCCCGATTACGCGCTCGAGAGGaaaacgacggctacaacaacTACAGAGCGTAGCAAAGCACGAGCATCTTGGACATGTGTACGCATGCCGACCTTATCACGTCACCATCTTTGCTGACGTAGCCAAGGCGGAACGTGTATatccggcgcgcggcggcgccgacctctgacgccgacgccgacgccgacgccgacgccgcgcggCCGCACGAGCGCACGTTTCCTTTGGTCCACACCCGGACACGTCCGGAGGAAGCGCAGGGAATATTACTCGCATCAGCACGTAGATCCACTGCGTGCACGGGCGTATGTGAGAGATGGTGCCGGTGTCAGCGTCGAACATCACAAAAAAAATGAGAGCAGAACCAGTAGggccagctagctagctatactGGCCTGCTGCTACAGCGATTTTCTTTTTTCGAGGAGCAATTCCTGGATCTATCTACCTATCCGTCTTGCTGTTGCACAAGAGAGATCGTAGAGTTCCTCTAAAAAGATAGAGATCATATCAGAGttactcctttttttttgttcctttaGTTCCAAGAACTAATTTTAGCCCTTTGACTAAAAACTTTTAGTCCCTTTCTGTTTGGAACTAGGGATTAAAGAGGACTAAAAATCATTAAATGATTTTTTTGGGGACTAAAAATcattaaatgattttttttttgggaaggGGCAAGGATCCCCGTTTATAAAAGCCGGGCTTTTACAACCAGCACCCTGGAGGAAAAGAATTTTAAAACATAGTCCATAATCCCCATCGTCCAGAGGTGCAAATTTACGTACAAGACCCTCAACCCACTCAAATTTGAAAGCAAAGTCCTTGGATCTTCACGCAGAGAGCAGCTCGCCCAAGACACTCGACAAGACCCCCAGCTTGTGGAGACCACAAAGGAGGACTTACTGCTAGGCACCGAAGCCGAGTAAATGGCCTTCCAAGCACATCGGCCATCATCGTCGAGAGCGAGGAAGAGCAGCAAGAGATCCGCCGTCGCCAGTAGGAGAACTGGCGACCGGAAGAAAAGTCCACCGCCGCCGAGGATCCCAGCAGCGAGGACAAGCCACACACCCACGAGGATGTCCGGAGCTCCCACCCTTTCGCAAAAGAACAGGAGATAAAAACTCACGTTGTCGTCGCCGGAACCGGAGAAATCATTAAATCACTAAGTAGGGGCAGCAGTTGGAAAAATCCCAATAAACACGTCCATGAGGATCTAATAGATTTTAGTCCCGATAAAGTGCAGGGACTAGTGCATTAGTCCCATGAACCAAAGAGAGGCTAATAATCATTGTCTTTCAAAGGGGAACGGATCATGACTTTTCACCAAGCATGATGATAGCTTCAGAACCCTCCTACTGTCGTACATCACACATACCGTAAATTGCAGGCCAATGGCACTCGCGAGTAACTTCATATACATGATAGAAACAGGGGATTTTATTGTCCATCACGGGCATAGGAGCAAACTGAATGTGAAAATACACAGGCAATTACCAAGATGACACAAAAACTAATGGGGTGGTGAATACAGAATGGAACACGATCGATCGTCTCTAACCCCCCTCAAAGGGGCTAAACCGTATGTTTGCTGTTGTGTACTCTTTCTACCGTCCCAACAACTCTCCGACAGCTTCCGTATGCAGCTATGGGATCGGCACTCAGAGGCCCTCCTTGccgtcggcggcgcggagggagcCCAGCTGCACGGGCGCCTGGGTCGACACCACCTTAGAGGACCCGTACGCCGCGATGTCGATGCCCTGGATCTTCTCCTTCTCGATCTGCTCCTTGATCCAGAAGTAGGTGAACCGAAGCCCGTCCTGCACGCACGCACGGTTCGGTTTACAGGCCTCGTCAGTCAGGATCAGGAATCGTTTCTTGGAATCTATGCCAAGGATACATGCACGCATAATGCGATGCCAAGCAAGATGGCGACGGTACCTTGAGCTTCATTGTCGGAGCCCACCCGAGCTTCTCCTTGATAAGGGTGTTGTCAGAGTTGCGCCCGCGGACACCCTCTGGACCAGGGATGTGGTGGATGGGCAGCTTCCTATCCTCAAAGCTCAGCACGATCTCAGCCATCTCGTTCATGCTCACCATCTCGTCACTCCCAATGTTCACTGGCTCGCGGAAGTCGGACTTGGTCAATCTGGACAGAATTTTGTATTGTGCCATGTTTACTTCCCCAACTCTGTGCGGTGCAGGCACAGCCTTAGCACATCATGGACAATACGAAAAGTTGCTACATACCTTAGAACACCCTCGACGCATTCGTCGATGAAAGTGAAGGATCGGGTTTGGAGGCCATCGCCCCACATCTCAAACCTCTCGGTTGATGTCTGAGCTTTTCTGCAGAAGGCAGCAGGTGCCTTCTCACGACCACCTGTTACCAAGATAACATTGCAAACAAATTGAATTATTATCTCAGCAGGCAGCAGCATTTGGGGCACCCTGCTGTAAGCCTGTAAGTCAAATTGATTAGCTGGTAGATTTACCTTTCCATGTACCGAAGGGACCATAGATGTTATGGAAACGGCCAATGCGGCACTCGATGCCAAAGTCCTTGGTGTAGTGCTTGCACAACTCCTCAGTTGCAAGCTTCTCCAAGCCATAGGCGTCTTGAGGCTGCAAGGTAACAGATCAAAAAATGAATAAACTTGAGAGTGTGAATGTGTCTGAAGAACAGAAATGCCATTGTATTTCAATGAACACACCTCAGCAGGCCAGGCATCGGATTCCTTCAGGCTCACATTTGTGTCAAGCTGCTTGAATTCAGGGTAAATGCATGCACTGGAGGCGTAGAAGAACCTGAAAGACCCAAAAGATACAAGATTTTAGTCAATGACTTGAATAAAAGATCATGTGTAGTTCAGACATGGTATTTGAAAGTAAGACAGGTGGTTTATATAGAAAGAAAACAGAAATAGTTCTGCTATCACCAAAGTCCcctgtttttttccttttctttttaaagTTCAGTTTGGTTAATGTCAGTACCAGCTTGACTGCATACAGATCTGTTCgaaaaaaaaaaaatatacaGATCTGGATTGGATAGTAACAAAAAATTCGCAAGCTGAAACTGTACCCAACACTTCCAGCATGCATAATAAATGCTGTTTATACATAGTATCTAGGTTCACTATAAACTCCAATTGAACTTCCTCCACTAGATTAGATGTGCATGTCAAAAAATCAGTCATGGAGCAGGACACGACATTGTGCAGCCACATAAGAAAATGGAGCATCATACCTCTTCACACCATTGATACGTGCAGCCTCTAGCATGTTGAAACTGATCATGGTGTTGTTGTACATGATGACAGAGTGGTTTGACTGGATGAACCCCATGCCACCCATATCAGCAGCAAGATTGAATACATGATCGACGCCTTGGGTAACCTTCAGACAGTTGTCCATGACCCTGAGATCAACCAGGTGGAACTCATGGCAGAACATGTCCTCGGTCATGTGCTCATTCTTCTTCCAGTCAGAGGCAATGATATAATGGCCCTCGCTCTTCAGACGGCGAGCAATGTGGGATCCAATGAAACCACCAGCCCCAGTAATCGAAATCCTCAACTTCTCACTTGGCCAGTAGGGCTCCCTCTCCAGCTCAGCATAGGTGTACTCGCCATAAGCAGTAACAGTCTTCTCGCTGCTCCCCATTCTGTCATTTTACAGCATTTTAAGCAACAATCAGAAATAGAACAGTTAAATTAATGCATAAGAATTACTGGACCTATCTTTTACATTGATGTTTAGAAACATATAACACAAACACTGACAAAATTGTTTGGGTCTCATGACCAAAATAAGTTATATGATTGAATGTGGAACCAGAAAAGGTATATGCGACAAACTGCTGTATCATACATATTATTGCTAAAGTCCAGCTCATCAATGGATCGTTAACGAGTCATGTATATTTCATAAAAAAACAATATAACACCAAATTATCAGCCAATCATGGTTTGAGGGAATCTTTGCAGCAAGTCGTGCATGCTACTGGCAAATAAACATTATCTAATATGGCATCACGGAATCTATAGCCCGGTGGTTAAGCTATATCTTAATTCTTAAGTACCGTTGCAGATCCGGTTGACTTAAAGCGTAAGCATTACCAGAGGAATGAAAAAGACAAGAAAAGCAGAGCACAAAGCTGATTAACAAATCCAGACATTATGAGGCTATGAAGCATGTGCAATACACATACTGAGGAAGAAACTCTAACCCTTTTACTTTCACTCTTGTCAGTAGCAGATTGCAACCATTTGATGAATGAAAAAGAACAAGGAAACAGAGCAGAGCTCATCACATAGACACACTCATTTGAAGGATGAAATCAGAAGACTTTTACCTCTACTGCTGAGCAGTAGCACTAGCACAGAATTGAGTTACTAACAGGTCAAACTGTGGAAATCAAGCTACAGAAAGAACCTAGAATTTCTAGTGGAAGTCGTTTAAGAACAGAACATCAACCATACATCTGCGTTCGGACAGGATAACCAATGCATAAAAACTACGGTGGGTCATGAGAAGTGGATCTCGGCAATCCATGGCACCGAAAAGTCAACCATCATCCCCCAATCAGAGCAAGGAGCCTCCTGCTCCAACACATCGGATGCAAACTGCAGAATAAGCAAGCACCATGCTACTGCATAGAACTGACAAAGCAAGGGGCAACCTCGATTCCGCTCCCCCAGTTCTCGCCGCCGATTTCACCAAAGCCTCTGCTCCGAAATGAACTAATTACGAACTACGAAGGTATGGAAAAATCCTGCATGATACAACAAAGCTTTTCCCGATACAACCGAGGCTAAAACCTGTGCGCGTGGATTCACTATGCCGAGAACCGCATCCCCATCGTGcatgcaggcggcggcgaccagcCGGGGGTCATGCCGCGCGGGGTCAAGAAGACAAGGAGGAGAACCAAAATGGCTGGACCAAATCCACCGAAACGGAGCCCGGGACGAGCTAGCGCGATCTAAAACGCAAAAAGAACAGAGCAAGACGAGATCCCGgcaggggattcggcgagtttaCCTCTGCTTTGTCGGCGAGGGAGACGACGAAGACAcggaggggagggaggtgggGTGGAGAGGATAGGAGAGGGAGGATCTCCTGTAGTGCACGAGGGGTtccaaaagtccctatcacatcaaaaggaatcttactattttatattattaaataaaatctgtttataaatgttttttgacagctgagtgctttttcgcgagacgaatctaatgagcctaattaatcgatgattggctacagtgatgctacagtaaccattcgctaatcatagattaagatacatcattagattcgtctcgcagtttagccccagggttctgcagttagttttataattaatatttatttaatacttctaaatactaaaaagtccctaggacttttttgaagtccctcaatctaaacacccccttaaACTTTTGGGGAGAAAAAGTGATGAAATGCCAAGATTGACAGGATTTTTTTCCCTTTCGGAAAGGCAGAAACCTTGGACCATTCCTGCCAGGTGCCAGCAAATTTTTTTCACTGCCTGTGATTTCAGCAGCGATCCCATTCCTCTGCTTCCTTCGtcagccctgtttagttcctaaaatttTTCCTACAGTCCATATCACATTGAATTTTCGGACATATGTATGGAATATTAAATGCAATTAGaaataattacacagtttaactataaatgacgagacgaatattttaaacttaattagtccatgataagacattaattgtcaaataacaatgaaagtgctacagttccaaaattcaaaaattttccCCAACTAAACAAGGTTCAGTATACTTGGCTTGTTAGCCAACCAGCTACCACTATGTTCGCTTGAcggtggctggtgctaatttgttATTAAAAAATACGGCTACCtcgctggtggctggtgctaatttggTGTGAAAGAAAATAGTGCTAACTGACAAGCCAAGTAAACAGAGTGACTAgaagcaacctatagccaacatttcaaaaataaatcatttTAGTTTTGTTCTAAATCAAACATCACTAACTTACTAATTTTTAGTCATATCAGGCATTTGCATGAAAGCTGGTCATGCCTTTTTCAACAATATATTTCTATTATTGCTTCACAAAAAGCTTAAAATATCAGCTTGTTT
This window contains:
- the LOC120690158 gene encoding GDP-mannose 3,5-epimerase 1, with protein sequence MGSSEKTVTAYGEYTYAELEREPYWPSEKLRISITGAGGFIGSHIARRLKSEGHYIIASDWKKNEHMTEDMFCHEFHLVDLRVMDNCLKVTQGVDHVFNLAADMGGMGFIQSNHSVIMYNNTMISFNMLEAARINGVKRFFYASSACIYPEFKQLDTNVSLKESDAWPAEPQDAYGLEKLATEELCKHYTKDFGIECRIGRFHNIYGPFGTWKGGREKAPAAFCRKAQTSTERFEMWGDGLQTRSFTFIDECVEGVLRLTKSDFREPVNIGSDEMVSMNEMAEIVLSFEDRKLPIHHIPGPEGVRGRNSDNTLIKEKLGWAPTMKLKDGLRFTYFWIKEQIEKEKIQGIDIAAYGSSKVVSTQAPVQLGSLRAADGKEGL